AGGAAGAATTAAGTGATTGAAAAATACCGGATAAAAGAGGCCGGTTACGATCGCGATAGCCGCCAGCAGGATAGCAGGCCAGTAAAATGAGGGGGTAACTTCTTTTATCCCTTCCAACCCTTCCTTTACTTTACCGAAAAAGACCTCCCGCTGCAGAGTCAGCAAATAGGCCAATGTGATCACACTGGCGAATACGGCCAACATGGCGTAGACTGGAAAACCGGCCTGCCACAGTGCGATGATAATGACCAGCTTGCTCCAGAAACCGCCCAATGGCGGAATTCCGGCGGCGGAGAGTAAACCGATCACCGAGGTTACGCCGGTAACCGGCATTCGTTTGGCTAACCCGCCCAATTTATCAAAGTTCCGGGTTCCCGTAGCCTGCTCGACTGCTCCTGCATTCACGAAAAGCAAAGATTTGAATACCGCGTGATTAAAAAAATGGAACATTGCGCCGAGCAATCCCAAAGGCGTCCCAACCGCAAAACCGGCCATGATATAGCCGATCTGACTAATGCTCGAAAACGCCAGCATCCGTTTGAAATCTTTCTGCCCGAGAGCAAAAAAGGCTCCCAAAATCATAGAGACGGATCCGAGGAATAGTACCAGGGATGTAAAAGACTTGGTGAAACCGAAGACTTCGATAATGACGCGCATCAAAGTGTACACACCGGCAATCTTGGTTACGATTCCGGCCAGCAAGATGGAGACCGGCGCCGGAGCGGCGGTATATGCATCCGGGAGCCAGCCATGAAACGGCATGACTCCGGCTTTGAGGACAAAAGCGAAGGTGATCGCCGCCAGCGCCAATTGAAAGCCGAGGCTATTCGACAATGCTCCTGCCTTCTTTAAAGCCGTGAAGGTTACATTCCCGGTCATTGCGAAAAGCAAAGCAATCCCTACTAACAAAATTGTAGTGGCCACCGCCGACAGCATCATGTATTTAAAAGAACCTTCAACTCCTAACTCATCCAGGCGGCTGGCAATAAGAATAAAAGCGCTAACTGAAAGAATTTCCAGAAAAACATAAAGTGAAAACAGGTCCGTTGCCATGACTAAACCATTCATACCAGTAATCGTCAGTAGCATCAGAGCGTAACACCCGGGCCGACGGTCTGGATTCCAAGGATAGCGGAATGAAAAAAAGGCTGCGACCAGAGCTACTAAGCTGATGGAAACCAATGCCACTAATGATAAACCGTCAATCCGGAGAGCCAAGTGACCCTCCCGCCAGACCTGAATGAGTCTGCCACTCCAATGAGCAGTTACTTGCTCATGAATCAGTGCGATGGAGTTCACCAATAAGAAAGAGGTAATGAGACCAATAACGATGGTTGCTCCTTGCTTCCAAATCTTGCGGAGAATCGGCATC
This is a stretch of genomic DNA from Hydrogenispora ethanolica. It encodes these proteins:
- a CDS encoding complex I subunit 5 family protein, whose product is MLLAFIFVPLLGAALMPILRKIWKQGATIVIGLITSFLLVNSIALIHEQVTAHWSGRLIQVWREGHLALRIDGLSLVALVSISLVALVAAFFSFRYPWNPDRRPGCYALMLLTITGMNGLVMATDLFSLYVFLEILSVSAFILIASRLDELGVEGSFKYMMLSAVATTILLVGIALLFAMTGNVTFTALKKAGALSNSLGFQLALAAITFAFVLKAGVMPFHGWLPDAYTAAPAPVSILLAGIVTKIAGVYTLMRVIIEVFGFTKSFTSLVLFLGSVSMILGAFFALGQKDFKRMLAFSSISQIGYIMAGFAVGTPLGLLGAMFHFFNHAVFKSLLFVNAGAVEQATGTRNFDKLGGLAKRMPVTGVTSVIGLLSAAGIPPLGGFWSKLVIIIALWQAGFPVYAMLAVFASVITLAYLLTLQREVFFGKVKEGLEGIKEVTPSFYWPAILLAAIAIVTGLFYPVFFNHLILPAQKVLELIVK